In Parcubacteria group bacterium CG10_big_fil_rev_8_21_14_0_10_36_14, the sequence ATATACAAAATACTACCGTTATAAACAGAAACTGCGTTATCAGAGGTTGTTAAATTGCTAGATACTCTCTGCACTACGCCTTCTAAAGTAATTGTATTGTTAACTTTTTGATATAAAACCTCACTTTGTCCATGACGATCATCATTCCATAAAGCAGTAAACCCACCATTAAAAGCTGACAATTTTGGGTTCTTATGTAAGTACAGATCACTATTTACTTCTTTTATATTCCATTTATAAGTAGCTACAGGTACAACCTGCACCGGTTCAACGGGCGCAACGCCCGTTGTTATTGGTTCTGTATCACTTGTTTTTTCTGCTGTTGGATTATAATTATCCGCGCTTCCGATATCGGCTCCAATTGTATAATTAGTGAAAAAAGCATCTGGGACATCTTCTACTTTTTTTGCCCAATCTGCACCATAAAGAGCAACCGCAATACTTTCTGTTTTTATCCAACGCAAAACTCCGTCTTTTGCTACAGCATACACCTTTGGATCTGTTTGAATCTTTATAAGTTTGACTCCTGCTCGATAAACCGCATTTCCGCCAATCTGAATTACGGCTAATTCTGAATCGGTAATCGTTTTTACACCCGTGAACCCGTCATACCATGTGTTATATGTTTTTTCATTTGGAAAAACATAACGCTTGCCGTCTGTGGCATAATAATAAACCGCCGGCAAGCTGGCCTTTATTAAATCTCCGGATTGTAAATCCGCTGCTTCCGCCTTTGAAGCTACGCAAAAAAACAAGCCAAAACAGAAAATTGATAGAAAAAGTTTTTTCATAGTTTTTTTTAAATTAATTTCTATAAATTATTATATCATTAAACAACTCCGATTAGTAAAAACTCAAAAAGAACAAAAAATAAATAAATCAGGATTAATGTAGCACCTTCCCATAATTGCAATTTTTTCTTTGTATAGGAAAAAAATACAAAGAGGCCAACAACCACAATAAAAGTGATAAAAAAAACAATAAAACTTTCATTTATTACGACATTTATCGGACTAAAAACAGCCAGTGCGCCAATAACCAAGATATTAGCCATAGCGCTCCCAATAAGATTGCCTAGCGCAAGGGTTTTTATTTTTTTTCTCCATGATTCGAAAACAACGATTATCTCCGGCAAGTTTGTACCAATTGAAAAAACAATTACACCTATCATTAATTTACTTATCCTCAATCCTTCTAATAGCGCGAGCGTAACATCAACAATAAACCTTGATAAAAAAACTATTCCAATAATACCTATGATAAAATAAACAACCGCCCATTGAGTTTTGCTATCTTTCTGTATTTTTGTATTGCGTCCTCCGCTTCGTCTTTTAAACCAATAAATAACAATAGCTATATATGTTAAAATTAAAATTACTCCTTCTAAAGAATTTATCTTGCCATCCAAAATAAAGATAAGGGGCATTATTAATAAAAATGCTACAAATAAAAGGAGCGGGGGCTCTACCCCATCTGCTATTTCTATATTTTTACGCAGGACAATGTTTAATCCCATGATAAAACCCAAAAGGATGATTATCCCTCCGGCTAAATTTCCGAAAGATATCGCCTGCACGTCCTCCAATACTGTATTTATACCAATGAAAAGCTCTGGTGTTGTTGTTAATATACCCAATATAAAACCAAGATGGATTGTTTTTATTTTGAGCTTAGCACCAAGCGCTCTTGAGCCATCTATCAAAAAATCAGCCGATTTTCCCAGCAAAATAAATAACGCAACTAACAATAAAAAATAAAATATCTGCATTAACATACAATAATTATATCATCTGCCGGATATAAAACAAAAAAATATTTACAATCTTATTTAAAAAATCAAAAACCCCCAAATTGGGGGTTTTTGCTAATAATGTAAAAAATTACATTTCAGAAGTTTCCTCTGCGGGAGTTTCCTCTGCAGGAGTTTCCTCTACAGGAACTTCCGGTTCGCTCATAGGAGCTTCAGGCGCTTCTTCGGCAGGAGCTTCTTCGCTCATGTCTGAGGCATCATCAGATGCGCCGTCATCAGCCGGCATATCGCTAGCTGGGGCTTCTGGTTCGCTCACAGGAGCTTCGCCACCCTCTACTTCGTCGAAACGAAGTTCGTTATCGCAATTGCATGAATCGCACATATTGTTATTGCGGGTTCAATTTTCCACAGATTAATTAGCTTAATCTAGCGCAAATTGAATTAATTATATCCTTTTAAAACACATTCATTATTATAGCACACTTTGACGATTTTGTCAAGTTTTCTCGTTTATTTTAATCCGAAAAAAGGTGATGCTTCGCCCCAATATGTTGGAGCTTTTCCATCCCATTTTTCTATCCAACGAAGTTGAATTAGCAATGCATTAAACTGTAGGGCCTGTGCTTCTGTTTTTATAGCCTTTGCTTTACCTTCTGCTTCAGCAACCCTTTGGTCAGCTTCAATTTTTATTCTATCCAAATCTCTTGCAGCTTTTAACTTCAATTGTTCGGCGGTTACCTTTTGTTCAATTGCGTCATTAAATGATTTAGAAAAATCGAAAGAGGTAATATTCACCTCATCTACTATTATATTATTCTGCAAAAGACGCTTGGCGAGATTATCTTTAATTTGATCTTTTACGTCTTCACGTTTAGTTATAAGCTCTTCGGCTGTAAATTTTGCCATTGTCGCCTTCACTGCTTCTTGAATAGCAGGAGCAATGATACGAGCATTAAAGCCTTGTCCCACTTCTTGCCAAATCTTGTTTACATTTTTTGGGTCAAGATGATAGTTTAAGGCAACCTGTGAGGTGACGATCTGCAAATCCTTTGATGCCGCTGTTGCCGGAACTTCATCTTTTTGTATCTTTACATCCAGCTTCACAACTTCTTGAATTAATGGAATCTTAAAATAAAGACCCTCATTAAATACTTTTTCGGTAACTGCGCCAAATTGTAAAAGTATTCCTCTTTCACCTGCGCCAACTGTACCAAAACAGCCAAATAAAATAACAAAAAATATAAAAAGACCTGCTATTATTGGCAACTTCTTTTTAAATTTCTTCAATTGCTCTATCTTATTAACATTATACATATTGTTTTCCATAAATGTGTTTGAATTAATTTTTAGCTATTTCTACCATAGCAAAACAATAGAAGATAAGCAACCCATCTCATTCTTCCACCTCCTTTCCAAAGATGAGCCTGTTTCTACCGGTAGAGAGATTGACGGGAGTTTTGGGAATATTGCTATTCCCGCTTCTTTTTGCTAAGCTATAATATATAAAAGGAGGGCGGAAAATGCTTTATAATTTCTTCTGTCCAAAATGCGGAGAAAAAGCTGATGTCTGTGTTAGCTCGCGAGTCAGATGCTGGACGCGAATCGATGTGCCATATTTTGTTTGCGTAAGATGCCGGCTCGTCTACTATGATAAGTCGCTTACCAGAGAAATCGTCAGCAGGTGGAGAAAAGGAGACCCATGCGCGAAAAGAATGCTCTTTCGCATAGCATACAGAGAAACAAAAAAGTTTTTGGAAAAAATTATCCAGTACAGAATAAAAGAAATGGGCGAAAAATATACCCGCTTCATCAAAAAACCATGCGCGGAATAATCCGCACTTTTTCTTTTTAAAAAAACAAATACATGGCTATTGACAGAACTTAAAAAATGTGTTATAGTTAAGCGTACAAACTTAAACTGATTTAAAGCTATTTATCCGCTTTTTTCAAGGGCGGTTTTAATTTTATATATGGAGATAAGAAACATCGCAATTATTGCCCATGTAGACCATGGTAAAACAACTCTGACCGATGCGTTAATGCGACAAACAGGGATGTCTGAAGCCGGAGACAGTATGGATAGCAATGTGCTAGAGCTTGAGAGAGGAATAACGATTTATTCAAAGAATACCTCTGTCTATTATAAAAATACGAAAATAAATATCGTGGATACTCCGGGACACGCTGATTTTGGTTCGGAAGTTGAACGTGTTTTGCGTTCAATTGACTCCGTGCTTTTACTTGTTGATGCCCAAGAAGGACCAATGCCTCAAACAAAGTTTGTTTTAAAAAAGTCACTTGAGTTGGGGCTGAAACCAATAGTAGTATTAAATAAAATAGACAAGCCCGCTTCAATGCCGGATATTGTGCAAGAAATGATTTATGAACTTTTTCTTAACTTAGGAGCAAGTGATGAACAGCTTGATTTTACTACAATTTATGCAATCTCCAGAGATGGAATTGCTAAAACAAGTCTTGATGATGATTCCAAAGACCTTACTCCCCTCTTGGATACAATTTTGAAAGAAGTTACGATTGCTTCGGGCGAAGAGTTACAAAACAAACCCCTAAGAATACAACCCTTCAATCTTGCATATGATAATTTTTTGGGACGTCTTGCTATTGGACGAATTTATGAAGGAAAAATAAATGATGCTTCCAGGGTAATAATAAAAGACGTAAAAGGAGAAATCCGTAAAGGAAAAATTACAAAGTTATTTACTTTTGAAGGATTAAAAAGAAAAGAAGTAAAAGAAGCCGGCGCCGGGGATATCGTGATGATAGCCGGTCTTCCTGATATATTTATTGGAGAAACTATTTGCGAAAATATAGAACAAGAGGCTTTGCCGGCTATCAACATTGATGAACCGACCATTTCATTAAATTTATTTATCAACAACTCTCCATTTGCCGGAAAAGAAGGAAAGTATGTCACCAATAGACAGATAAAAGAAAGATTGGAAAAAGAATTAGAAGTTAACGTTGGTTTAAAAATCGATTTTTCTGGAATTGACCATTATAAAATTTATGGCCGAGGAGAAATGCATATTGCGATTTTGCTGGAAAATATGCGCCGAGAAGGTTATGAAATGCAGATATCTCAACCCCATGTAATTATCAAAGAAGAAAATGGAATAAAACTTGAACCTTTTGAAGAAGTAACTATTAATGTGCCTGAAGAAATGTCCGGAACTGTTATAAAAAAACTCGGAAGCCGATGTGGAAATGTAGTTGAGATGATGCCGGAACATGGGAATATAAAAATTATTTTTGAAATGCCGACCAGAGGACTTCTTGGATATAGAAATGAATTTGTCGTTGACACAAAAGGTGAAGGTATTATTTATACCCGAGTTATCGGATTTCGCCCTTATGTTGGAAATATCAAAAAAACCGATGTCGGTTCTATGGTTTCAATGGCAACAGGAAAAGCTCTTGGCTTTTCATTATTTAATCTTCAGAATAGAGGTTCTCTTTATATTGATGCAAATACAGAGGTTTACGAAGGAATGGTTGTTGGAAATGCATCAAAAGGACATGATTTAACCGTAAATCCAACAAAAGGAAAACAACTAACAAATATGCGTGCTTCTGGGTCTGATGAATCAATCAATTTGACCCCGCCTCTAAGACTAACACTTGAAAGAGGTATGAGTATAATGAGTGATGATGAATATTTAGAAATTACTCCGAAAAACATTCGCTTAAGAAAACAATTTTTAACCGAAAACGAAAGAACGAAGGCAAATAAAAAAATTACTTCTTTATAAAAAAATGCCCATTGTGAGCATTTTTTTGTGAGTTTTATTTACACTTTTTTTTCTTTGCTTTTTCTTCAAGCATCAATCGCTTAATTTCGAGTCTTTTTGCGGTTTTGCGAGAATGTGTCTTTCTTCTCTTTCCAACCCCAGTAATTCTTTTTGCCATATAAATTTTGTATTAATTACCTTGCCTATAAAATATACTATAAATAAATACCTTTGTCAACATTATCCATTTTATTAAACCTGTATTTTTGAAAAAAGGTAACTTCCGATAATAAGTATATACATTCGTATAAGTTGGCTCACTTAGAGATTTCTTTACTAAATTATTCAAACTAAATATAATAAAGGTATATCCCCTATCAATATTAATAAATTATAAAAATATTAAAAAATACCCCCGAAACTAAACCCAAGGTTGATTTTGGAGTATAAATTAATAAAACTATATGAAAAAAAATGGAAATGGTAAATTCGAGAGAGCGGAAGAAAAAAAATAGCTCTATACTATATTAAAATGTTTGCAGATACAGCAAGGGAACCTTTTGTTATTCTTGATAGGAGTCTTGTGGTGGTTGGGGCAAATAAAGCTTTTTATGAAACTTTTAAAACCTCAAAAAATGAAACCGAGGGTAAACTTATTTATGAATTAGGAAGTAATCAATGGAATATCGATGCTCTTAAAAAATTACTAGAAGATATTTTACCAAAGAAAAAATCTTTTAATGACTATGAGGTCATTCATAATTTTCCTAATATTGGACAAAGAATAATGCTACTCAATGATAGACAATTAGACTCGACTAAACAAATTCTAGTATCCATGGAAGATGCCACCGCGAAAAGAGTTGCTCGACTTACGTTAGAAAACTATACCAAAAATCTTGAAAAAACCGTGGCATCCAAAACAAAAAATCTTACTGCTCACATTGATGAACTAAATAAAATAAATAAGCTAATGACTGGGCGAGAATTAAAAATGATAGAGCTAAAAGATGAGGTTACTATATCAAAATCCGATCAATCACCAAAAAAATAAATTAACCTAAAAAATACCCATTTCATAAGGTATTTTTTAGTTTCCTCTTATACAAGCCTCAGATTTACACCTACTATTTTTTTAACTTAAACTAAGATTCTTGTATAAATAAAATGCATTTTCTGCGTGTTTATATTTTACGGCTTACATATTTTGCATGGTCTAAACCCGTACTCTATTGCATCTTCATAGGTGTGAAAAAAGGCATTCCGTTTGGAATGCCTCATTTGGTAGGACCGCCAAGTCACTCTTACGAGTAACTTGGCGGATCGTAGGTAGGTTAGAATAGAGGAACGGCGACAGCAATCATGACGCCACCGGTAAACGACAAGCTGTCGTTTTCACCGACCTTGGTCCAGTAGCCCGCTTTCGTGAGCGTTGGACCGCAGACGGTCTGCTTATACGTAGACGGTGTCCACATGAAGTGCCCGACACCCTCGTTTGTCACCCCGAGAAACGGAGTTCCGACGAGATGAACGAATCCGAGCTTCAAGCGAAACTCAACTCCGCCGGCGAGTAGCCAGGTGGACTCCTCACCGAGAAGATCTCCAGCGTCGCCCATCCCAAGGATGGCTGGGCCGACTGCGAAGATGTCCTTCGTTGTAGACAAGGATCGCGTGAGCGAGCCTGTTGCGAGCCAACCAAGGCCG encodes:
- the typA gene encoding translational GTPase TypA, yielding MEIRNIAIIAHVDHGKTTLTDALMRQTGMSEAGDSMDSNVLELERGITIYSKNTSVYYKNTKINIVDTPGHADFGSEVERVLRSIDSVLLLVDAQEGPMPQTKFVLKKSLELGLKPIVVLNKIDKPASMPDIVQEMIYELFLNLGASDEQLDFTTIYAISRDGIAKTSLDDDSKDLTPLLDTILKEVTIASGEELQNKPLRIQPFNLAYDNFLGRLAIGRIYEGKINDASRVIIKDVKGEIRKGKITKLFTFEGLKRKEVKEAGAGDIVMIAGLPDIFIGETICENIEQEALPAINIDEPTISLNLFINNSPFAGKEGKYVTNRQIKERLEKELEVNVGLKIDFSGIDHYKIYGRGEMHIAILLENMRREGYEMQISQPHVIIKEENGIKLEPFEEVTINVPEEMSGTVIKKLGSRCGNVVEMMPEHGNIKIIFEMPTRGLLGYRNEFVVDTKGEGIIYTRVIGFRPYVGNIKKTDVGSMVSMATGKALGFSLFNLQNRGSLYIDANTEVYEGMVVGNASKGHDLTVNPTKGKQLTNMRASGSDESINLTPPLRLTLERGMSIMSDDEYLEITPKNIRLRKQFLTENERTKANKKITSL
- a CDS encoding HflC protein, with protein sequence MYNVNKIEQLKKFKKKLPIIAGLFIFFVILFGCFGTVGAGERGILLQFGAVTEKVFNEGLYFKIPLIQEVVKLDVKIQKDEVPATAASKDLQIVTSQVALNYHLDPKNVNKIWQEVGQGFNARIIAPAIQEAVKATMAKFTAEELITKREDVKDQIKDNLAKRLLQNNIIVDEVNITSFDFSKSFNDAIEQKVTAEQLKLKAARDLDRIKIEADQRVAEAEGKAKAIKTEAQALQFNALLIQLRWIEKWDGKAPTYWGEASPFFGLK